CCTGCCGCTCGGCAAAGAACAGCGGGTTGCCGGTTTCCTGCTGGGCAACGGGGGCGCTGGCGGAATAGACCATGACCAGGCCAAAGCAGACCAGAATGATGAGAATCCACCACAGCATCTTGTCGGCCGGGCCACTTTCCGCGAGCCACCAGCTGGGCTTATGCATGCTCACCTCCAGCGAGGGCGTGGACGGCGGCGGCAAATTGCCGACCCCGGTCCTGATAATCCTGAAACATATCGAGGCTGGCGCACGCAGGCGAGAGGAGGACGCGATCGCCTGCCTGGGCGAGGGCGGCGGCTTGACGCACACACTCTGCCATCCCGGCCCCTCCCGTCCGTCGCAGCGGCAATACCCCTGTCAGGATCTGTGTCAGATCCTTTTCCGCCTTGCCAAGCAGTACGGCGCCGCGCTGTCCCACACAGGCCTTGGCCAGGGGGCGCAAATCTGCGCCCTTGGCGTCCCCGCCCAGAATCAGGACGAGGGGGGGCGGAAGTGCCTCGATGGCGCGCAGGCTCGCGCCCAGATTGGTGCCCTTGGAGTCATCGTAGTAATCCACGCCCCCCACTTTGGCGATCCACTGCAGGCGATGGGGGAGGCCGGCAAAGTCGCGCAACGCCTGCTGGATGTCGGAGCGCGGGATGGCCAGGGCATCGGCAAGGAGGGCTGCGGCCAAAGCATTTTCCTGATTGTGGCGGCCAGCAATGCGCAGTTCCGTGCAAGAAAGAAGGGCCTGGCCATCGATCCGTAATTGGCCATCGACGATCTCGCCCGCCGCCGCTGGGCCGAAACGACGTACCGACAAATCGGGTGAGAGCGTGGCGGGAAGCTGCTGCAACTCTGCATCCTCACTCGGTAGAACCAGGATGTCTCCAGCTCCCATCCGCTGCGCGATACGCCATTTCGCGCCCACATAACGGGCAAAATCGCCGTGCCAGTCCAGATGATCCGGACTGATGTTGAGGATAGCGGCGGCGCGGGGACGCAAACTCTCGCAGTATTCCAACTGGAAGCTGGATAGCTCCAGCACGTAAAGTTCCGGCTCTGCGGCACCCGGTTCCGGTAAAAGATCCAGGGCGGGCGTGCCGAGGTTGCCCCCCACGGCGACGCGCAGACCCGCGGCCTGCGCCATCTCGCCGACCAGGGTGGTGACGGTACTCTTGCCATTGCTGCCGGTGATGGCGATCACGGGCGCCCGGGCGCTTTGGGCAAACAGTTCGATGTCCCCCCACAGCGGAATGCCAGCGCGCCGTGCGGCAGCCAGGGCGGGCAGCTGCGGCGACAGGCCAGGACTGCAGAGAACCTGCGCATAGGGCAGGAAGGCGTCTTCCGGCCAGGTACCAAAGTGGCAGTCGACCTGGGGATAGCGTTGCTGCCATTCCTGCGGGTCCAGCTGCGCGCGGGTGTCCCAGAGACTGCAACTTGCGCCGCTAGCCAGGGCAAAGCGCAGCAGGGTTTCGCCGGTCTTTCCCGCTCCGGCTATGGCCACCTTGCGTCCTCGCCAGTTGTTCATCGTCATCGGATCTTCAGGCTCGACAGGCCGATCAGTACGAGAATCACGGTGATGATCCAGAAACGCACGGCGACGCGCGGCTCCGGCCAGCCCTTTTTCTCGTAATGGTGGTGCAGGGGGGCCATGCGGAAGACCCGTTTTCCCGTAAGACGAAAGGAAGTGACCTGGATCATTACCGAGAGGGTTTCGACGACGAAGACCCCGCCCATGATCACCAGAACTAGCTCCTGGCGGGCAACGATGGCGATGATGGCCAGGGCCGCGCCAAGGGCCAAGGCACCGGTGTCGCCCATGAAGACTTCCGCCGGATAGGTGTTGAACCACAGAAAGCCGAGTCCAGCGCCAACCAGTGCGCCGCAGAAGATGAGCAGTTGTCCTGCGCCCGGCACGAAGGGCAGCTCGAGATAGTGGGCAAAGACCGCATTGCCGGCGACATAACTGAAGATCCCCAAAGCGCCGGCGACCATCACCGTTGGCACAATCGCCAAGCCATCGAGGCCATCGGTCAGATTGACGGCGTTGGAGGTGCCGACGATAACGAAATAACTGAAAACGACGAAACCGACGCCGAGCGGGATGAGTAAATGGGGCACGAAGGGGATGATCAGGCTGTGCGGCGTGCTTCCCTCGCCCCAAAGATACAGCGCAATGGCGGCAGCGCCAGCGAACAAGGACTGCAGCCCATATTTACCCCGCGCCGAGAGGCCTTTGGTGTTTTTGCGCCGCAGCTTCCGCCAGTCATCAATGAAGCCAATCGCACCGAAGGCCAGGGTCGTCAGCATAGCAATCCAGACCATCGGATTGCGCAGATCCGACCAGAGCAGGGTGGTCAGGAGTACCACCAGGAGGATCAAGGCCCCACCCATGGTGGGCGTTCCTTGCTTGCTGAGATGCGTTTCCGGACCATCGCTGCGCACCATCTGGCCAATCTTGTATCGGCGCAGCCGCGCAATGACGATGGGGCCAAGCCCGAGAGAGAGAATCAGGGCGGTCAAGATACTCAGAACCCCGCGCAGGGTCAGATAGGAAAAGACGTGAAAACCGTGGTAGACGCCCTGCAGTTGAAGGAGGAGGTAGTAGAGCATCTAGCTGGCCTCCGTGCGTAGGGCGGCGATCACCCGTTCCATATGCGCCGCTCGCGAACCCTTGACCAGCACGGTGGCATCTGGCGCCAGGACCAGTCGCAGCGCAGCAAGCAGGCTGTCGAGGTCGGCGAAATGGGCAGCACCGCTGCCAAAGGCCTCGACGGCCGCAGCGCTCAACGGGCCGATGGCAAAGAGTCCATCTATCTGCAATTCGCGCAGGCGTTTGCCGGCCTGCGCAT
The window above is part of the Acidithiobacillus acidisediminis genome. Proteins encoded here:
- the murD gene encoding UDP-N-acetylmuramoyl-L-alanine--D-glutamate ligase, which gives rise to MNNWRGRKVAIAGAGKTGETLLRFALASGASCSLWDTRAQLDPQEWQQRYPQVDCHFGTWPEDAFLPYAQVLCSPGLSPQLPALAAARRAGIPLWGDIELFAQSARAPVIAITGSNGKSTVTTLVGEMAQAAGLRVAVGGNLGTPALDLLPEPGAAEPELYVLELSSFQLEYCESLRPRAAAILNISPDHLDWHGDFARYVGAKWRIAQRMGAGDILVLPSEDAELQQLPATLSPDLSVRRFGPAAAGEIVDGQLRIDGQALLSCTELRIAGRHNQENALAAALLADALAIPRSDIQQALRDFAGLPHRLQWIAKVGGVDYYDDSKGTNLGASLRAIEALPPPLVLILGGDAKGADLRPLAKACVGQRGAVLLGKAEKDLTQILTGVLPLRRTGGAGMAECVRQAAALAQAGDRVLLSPACASLDMFQDYQDRGRQFAAAVHALAGGEHA
- the mraY gene encoding phospho-N-acetylmuramoyl-pentapeptide-transferase, with amino-acid sequence MLYYLLLQLQGVYHGFHVFSYLTLRGVLSILTALILSLGLGPIVIARLRRYKIGQMVRSDGPETHLSKQGTPTMGGALILLVVLLTTLLWSDLRNPMVWIAMLTTLAFGAIGFIDDWRKLRRKNTKGLSARGKYGLQSLFAGAAAIALYLWGEGSTPHSLIIPFVPHLLIPLGVGFVVFSYFVIVGTSNAVNLTDGLDGLAIVPTVMVAGALGIFSYVAGNAVFAHYLELPFVPGAGQLLIFCGALVGAGLGFLWFNTYPAEVFMGDTGALALGAALAIIAIVARQELVLVIMGGVFVVETLSVMIQVTSFRLTGKRVFRMAPLHHHYEKKGWPEPRVAVRFWIITVILVLIGLSSLKIR